A region of Sphingobium baderi DNA encodes the following proteins:
- a CDS encoding response regulator transcription factor: MNGALHISIWGRNEIDSFGLRHILMEADFVIERVLSGHVETHFPDWRDGPDQMVLIDSPSVPPILPRCGALRAALPTARIVLLCDACDIDTAKQAFAIGIDGLLSTHMAAEPLLCAVRLIATGMKVMPSEIIQHLAADAPPSTLQDMHARDARPDLSEREIQILHCLAAGEANKDIASRLAVAEATVKAHVKAILRKLQVDNRTQAAIWAINQGKLPEREESSAPTPD, encoded by the coding sequence ATGAACGGCGCGCTTCACATTTCCATTTGGGGTCGCAACGAAATCGACAGTTTCGGTTTGCGTCATATCCTGATGGAGGCGGATTTCGTTATCGAGCGCGTTCTGTCCGGCCATGTGGAAACGCATTTCCCGGACTGGAGGGACGGCCCCGATCAGATGGTCCTTATCGACAGTCCCTCCGTGCCCCCCATCCTGCCCCGTTGCGGCGCGCTGCGAGCCGCTTTGCCGACCGCGCGCATTGTCCTGTTGTGCGATGCTTGTGACATCGACACTGCAAAGCAGGCATTTGCCATTGGCATAGACGGCCTGCTGTCCACCCATATGGCGGCGGAACCTTTATTGTGCGCGGTCCGGCTGATCGCGACAGGGATGAAGGTCATGCCCTCCGAAATCATCCAGCATCTGGCCGCTGACGCCCCGCCATCGACTCTTCAGGACATGCATGCCCGCGACGCGAGGCCCGACCTGTCCGAACGGGAAATCCAGATTCTCCATTGCCTTGCCGCAGGGGAAGCCAACAAGGATATCGCAAGCAGGCTGGCCGTGGCGGAAGCGACGGTGAAAGCGCATGTCAAGGCCATCCTGCGTAAGCTTCAAGTCGACAACCGTACGCAGGCGGCGATCTGGGCCATCAATCAGGGCAAGCTTCCCGAACGCGAGGAGTCCTCCGCGCCAACACCCGATTAG
- a CDS encoding plasmid partitioning protein RepB C-terminal domain-containing protein has protein sequence MITSLPQNIEMIPISKITVLNPRARNKRQHREIVNNIEAIGLKRPITVSRRTGPGGPRYDLVCGEGRLDAFQMLGQTEIPAVVIEAPESDCLVMSLVENIARPVQRPIDVMKEVGALRSRGHNETEIAQKIGVSSSWVSLVLSLLERGEERLLAAVETGLIPITLAMEIARSEADDAQDVLLDAYDKGNLRGKKLAAMRRLLDLRARNRNKGLPRGRLGQKGGNRRLTANDLMEIYQREAEKQRLLVKKSDYAQTQLLFIVEAMKDLLADDGFSTLLRAERLEKMPRALQSRMAGHVDE, from the coding sequence ATGATCACATCACTTCCCCAGAACATCGAGATGATACCGATTTCCAAGATCACCGTGCTGAACCCGCGAGCACGAAACAAGCGGCAGCACCGGGAAATCGTGAACAACATCGAGGCCATCGGACTCAAACGCCCCATAACGGTCAGCCGTCGAACCGGTCCGGGAGGCCCGCGCTATGATCTGGTTTGCGGCGAAGGTCGCCTCGATGCCTTTCAGATGCTTGGGCAGACGGAAATCCCGGCTGTGGTTATCGAAGCGCCGGAGAGTGATTGTCTGGTCATGAGCCTGGTGGAGAACATTGCTCGCCCGGTGCAGCGTCCCATCGACGTCATGAAGGAAGTGGGCGCCCTACGTTCACGAGGGCATAATGAAACAGAAATCGCCCAAAAGATCGGCGTCAGTTCCTCTTGGGTCAGCCTGGTGCTGTCGTTGCTGGAGCGCGGTGAGGAACGCCTGCTCGCAGCCGTCGAGACAGGCCTGATCCCGATCACGCTCGCCATGGAGATCGCCCGCTCCGAAGCCGATGATGCGCAGGATGTGCTCCTGGACGCGTATGATAAAGGGAATCTTCGCGGAAAGAAGCTCGCTGCGATGCGCCGGCTTCTCGACTTGCGGGCCCGTAATCGAAACAAAGGACTACCCCGAGGTCGGCTTGGGCAGAAGGGCGGCAATCGGCGCCTGACCGCCAACGACCTGATGGAAATTTATCAGCGCGAGGCAGAGAAGCAGCGCCTGCTCGTCAAGAAGTCGGATTATGCTCAGACGCAGCTGCTTTTCATCGTTGAAGCGATGAAGGACCTTCTTGCCGATGATGGGTTCAGCACACTGCTGCGGGCGGAAAGACTCGAGAAGATGCCGCGAGCCCTGCAATCACGGATGGCCGGTCATGTCGATGAGTGA
- a CDS encoding SDR family oxidoreductase: protein MDDFYAARSRTIPPLPWSNIAPPFSEVGALVAFLCSQDAGYITGQYIVVDGGYMQAYH from the coding sequence GTGGACGACTTTTACGCCGCCCGCAGCAGGACTATCCCGCCGCTACCGTGGTCGAATATTGCTCCGCCGTTCTCAGAAGTGGGTGCGCTGGTCGCTTTCCTGTGTTCTCAGGATGCGGGCTATATTACCGGTCAGTATATCGTTGTCGATGGTGGCTATATGCAGGCCTATCACTGA
- the istA gene encoding IS21 family transposase has translation MELYLQVRLACADGMSQRAAAKRFNVSRETVRKMLSFSSPPGYRRQSVPQRPKLDGFVAIIDGWLEGDRSVPRKQRHTAKRVFDRLRTEHGFTGGYTIIKDYIREREQRSREMFVPLAHPAGDAQADFGEALVEIGGVEQKAYFFALDLPHSDACYVRAYPAAVAEAWVDGHVHAFAFFGAVPRSIVYDNDRCLVTKILPDGTRQRATLFSAFLSHYVIRDRYARPGKGNEKGNVEGLVGYCRRNFMVPIPKFPTWEAFNLWLEEQCRKRQQDKVRGQSETIGERLQRDLAAMQPLPATPFEACDQKGGRVSSQSLVRYRTNDYSVPVAWGHQEVWIRAYVDEVVIGCRSEVIARHPRCYAREEVVFDPLHYLPLIEQKINAFDQAAPLQGWDLPEAFTTLQRLMEGRMHKHGRREYVQVLRLLETFTLADLQAAVEQAIDLGAIGFDAVKHLVLCRIERVPPRLDLDVYPFLPRTTVEKTFARAYLSLLSDRQEAA, from the coding sequence GTGGAACTTTATCTTCAGGTCCGTCTGGCTTGCGCGGATGGCATGAGCCAACGGGCGGCGGCGAAGCGTTTCAATGTGTCGCGCGAAACGGTACGCAAGATGCTGTCGTTTTCATCGCCGCCGGGTTACCGGCGCCAGTCCGTACCGCAGCGCCCGAAGCTGGACGGGTTTGTGGCGATCATTGATGGATGGCTTGAGGGTGACCGCAGTGTCCCGCGCAAGCAACGCCATACGGCGAAGCGGGTATTCGACCGTTTGCGCACCGAGCATGGTTTCACCGGCGGCTATACGATCATCAAGGATTACATCCGGGAGCGCGAACAGCGCAGCCGGGAGATGTTCGTGCCGCTGGCGCACCCTGCGGGAGATGCGCAGGCCGATTTCGGGGAAGCGCTGGTGGAGATCGGCGGGGTGGAGCAGAAGGCCTACTTCTTCGCGCTCGATCTGCCGCACAGTGATGCCTGCTATGTGCGGGCCTATCCGGCGGCGGTGGCGGAGGCCTGGGTGGACGGACACGTGCATGCCTTCGCGTTTTTCGGCGCGGTACCGCGCTCGATCGTCTATGACAACGATCGCTGCCTTGTGACGAAGATCCTGCCCGACGGCACGCGGCAGCGTGCCACGCTGTTCAGCGCTTTCCTGTCACATTACGTGATCCGCGACCGCTATGCTCGCCCGGGCAAGGGGAACGAGAAAGGCAATGTGGAGGGGCTGGTAGGCTATTGCCGGCGCAACTTCATGGTGCCGATCCCGAAGTTCCCGACCTGGGAGGCGTTCAACCTGTGGCTGGAGGAGCAATGCCGCAAGCGCCAGCAGGACAAGGTGCGCGGGCAGAGCGAGACGATCGGTGAGCGGCTGCAGCGCGATCTCGCGGCCATGCAGCCTCTGCCCGCTACACCCTTCGAGGCCTGCGATCAGAAAGGCGGGCGGGTCTCCTCGCAATCCCTGGTGCGCTACAGGACCAACGATTATTCGGTTCCGGTGGCCTGGGGCCATCAGGAGGTCTGGATCAGGGCCTATGTCGATGAGGTGGTGATCGGCTGCCGCAGCGAAGTCATCGCCCGTCATCCTCGTTGCTATGCCCGCGAGGAGGTTGTCTTCGACCCGCTCCATTATCTCCCGCTGATCGAGCAGAAGATCAACGCATTCGACCAGGCTGCGCCTTTGCAGGGCTGGGACCTGCCCGAAGCGTTCACGACACTGCAGCGGTTGATGGAAGGGCGCATGCACAAACATGGCAGGCGCGAATATGTGCAGGTACTGCGCCTGCTGGAAACGTTCACCCTCGCCGATCTCCAGGCGGCGGTCGAACAGGCCATCGATCTTGGCGCCATCGGCTTCGATGCCGTCAAGCACCTCGTCCTGTGCCGGATCGAACGCGTACCGCCCAGGCTGGACCTGGACGTCTATCCCTTCCTGCCACGCACCACGGTCGAGAAGACCTTTGCCAGAGCCTATCTGAGCCTGCTCTCCGACCGGCAGGAGGCCGCATGA
- a CDS encoding recombinase family protein: MADFCSAVDSAYYEYICKRAGIAVEYCAEQFENDGSPVSTIVKGVKRAMAGEYSRELSTKVFAGQGRLIEKGYRQGGPAGFGLRRTLIDEHGNVKAALARGEHKSIQTDRVILTPGPDEEVAIVRDVYRAFVHDKRGEQDIADDLNRRGIPTDLGRTWTRGTIHQLLINEKYVGDNVWNRRSFKLKKKRVRNDPDMWIRAQGVFEAIIERDIFEAARAIINARSFRLSDDEMLLTLRELYEREGLLSGIIIDECDGMPSSSAFSSRFGSLLRAYSLVGFRPDRDYRYVEINRFLRNLHPDVLDEVLDGFRGMGSKIQQEDETDRIIVNDEFSVSLVIVRCTSTPTGLLRWKLRFDTSLGTDITIVVRMDSANRAPLDYYLFPRIDIASDRVRLAEENGLSLDAYRFESLDYLYEIAAPVSIAEAA, from the coding sequence ATGGCCGACTTTTGCTCCGCCGTTGACAGCGCCTATTACGAATATATCTGCAAACGGGCCGGGATCGCTGTCGAGTATTGCGCCGAGCAGTTCGAGAATGACGGAAGCCCGGTCTCCACAATCGTCAAAGGCGTCAAACGCGCCATGGCTGGGGAGTACAGCCGCGAACTATCCACCAAGGTGTTCGCAGGCCAGGGGCGCCTGATCGAGAAAGGCTACCGGCAGGGAGGCCCCGCAGGCTTTGGGCTTCGTCGAACTCTGATCGACGAACATGGGAACGTCAAAGCCGCTCTTGCTCGCGGCGAACACAAAAGCATCCAGACGGATCGGGTGATCCTCACACCCGGCCCGGACGAGGAAGTCGCAATCGTTCGCGATGTATATCGCGCCTTCGTCCACGACAAGCGAGGTGAGCAGGACATAGCTGATGACCTCAACCGTCGCGGCATTCCAACGGACCTTGGTCGCACCTGGACGCGAGGAACGATCCACCAATTGCTGATCAATGAGAAATACGTCGGCGACAATGTCTGGAACCGGCGCTCCTTCAAGCTGAAGAAAAAGCGTGTCCGCAACGATCCCGACATGTGGATCCGGGCCCAAGGGGTCTTCGAGGCGATTATCGAAAGGGATATTTTCGAGGCAGCCCGGGCGATCATCAATGCGCGCTCCTTCCGCCTTTCCGATGATGAGATGCTCTTGACCCTTCGCGAGCTTTACGAACGCGAGGGGCTGCTCTCCGGAATCATCATCGACGAATGTGACGGAATGCCGTCGAGCAGTGCCTTCAGTTCCCGGTTCGGTAGCCTCTTGCGCGCCTACAGCCTGGTCGGATTCAGGCCAGATCGCGATTATCGCTATGTCGAGATCAACCGCTTCCTGCGCAATCTCCATCCCGACGTTCTCGATGAGGTGCTCGACGGCTTTCGGGGCATGGGCAGCAAAATCCAGCAAGAGGACGAAACCGATCGCATCATCGTCAATGACGAATTCAGCGTCAGCCTGGTCATCGTCCGCTGCACCTCGACACCCACCGGTTTGCTCCGGTGGAAACTGCGTTTTGACACATCCCTCGGCACCGACATCACCATCGTGGTGCGGATGGATTCCGCGAACCGTGCGCCTTTGGATTATTATCTGTTTCCCAGGATCGATATCGCTTCCGACCGCGTGAGGCTTGCCGAAGAGAACGGCCTGTCCCTCGATGCCTACCGGTTCGAAAGCCTCGACTATCTCTACGAGATCGCAGCCCCAGTCAGCATTGCGGAGGCCGCCTGA
- the istB gene encoding IS21-like element ISSsp5 family helper ATPase IstB gives MSDQAPEILLAHHLKALKLPTCLREHHKLARQCAAEGVDHIRFLARLVEMEMIDRERRMVERRIKAARFPAVKSLDSFDFAAIPRLNKMQVLEMARCEWIERRENAIALGPSGTGKTHVALGLGLAACQKGLSVGFTTAAALVSEMMEARDERRLLRFQKQMAGYKLLIIDELGFVPLSKTGAELLFELISQRYERGSTFITSNLPFDEWTETFGSERLTGALLDRLTHHVSILEMNGESYRLAHSRARKAKTRP, from the coding sequence ATGAGCGATCAGGCCCCGGAGATCCTTCTCGCTCACCATCTCAAGGCGCTCAAGCTGCCTACGTGCCTGCGTGAGCATCACAAGCTCGCGCGGCAATGTGCCGCTGAAGGCGTCGATCATATCCGCTTCCTCGCCCGCCTCGTCGAGATGGAAATGATCGACAGGGAGCGTCGCATGGTCGAGCGGCGCATCAAGGCCGCGCGCTTCCCCGCCGTCAAAAGCCTCGACAGCTTCGACTTCGCCGCCATCCCCAGGCTCAACAAGATGCAGGTGCTCGAGATGGCGCGCTGCGAGTGGATCGAGCGGCGTGAGAACGCCATCGCTCTGGGGCCATCAGGCACCGGAAAGACGCACGTAGCGTTGGGGCTCGGACTGGCAGCATGCCAGAAAGGACTGTCGGTGGGCTTCACCACCGCGGCAGCGCTGGTCAGCGAAATGATGGAGGCCCGCGACGAGCGCCGTCTTCTGCGCTTCCAGAAGCAGATGGCCGGATACAAGCTGCTCATCATCGACGAACTGGGCTTTGTGCCGCTCTCCAAGACCGGCGCCGAACTGTTGTTCGAGCTGATCTCCCAGCGTTACGAACGCGGCTCCACCTTCATCACCAGCAACCTGCCCTTCGACGAATGGACCGAAACCTTCGGATCTGAGCGTCTCACAGGCGCGCTCCTCGATCGCCTGACCCATCACGTCAGCATCCTCGAGATGAACGGCGAAAGCTATCGCCTCGCGCACAGCCGGGCCCGCAAGGCCAAAACCAGACCCTGA